The Anolis carolinensis isolate JA03-04 chromosome 1, rAnoCar3.1.pri, whole genome shotgun sequence genome window below encodes:
- the LOC100561291 gene encoding cytochrome P450 1B1: MSQREMDEAALVNISARPRGLEEAPGSGEARLRGPLLLLLLLLLAALRRARRGGQGRRLPPGPFPWPLVGNAAQLGRAPHLALGRLAGVYGPVFRLRLGRWPVVVLSGERAIRQALVRQGEAFAGRPPFPSFALVSGGHSLAFGASVAAWRAQRRVARAAVRAEAVRAAAEAALVAEAAALVGLLARRGAGGAFLDPAPSLVLAVASLMSALCFGRRYGHDDEEFRRLVGRNEQFGRAVGAGSLVDALPWLRRFPNPVRSAFRAFRALNRDFYGFVRGKFLRRRRILRPGDRARDLMDACIRLQQDRPGLPLEHVPATLTDIFGASQDTLSTALQWLLLCLVRYPEVQTKLQEEIDKVVGRDRLPCAEDQPHLPYVMAFLYETMRFSSFVPVTIPHFTTMDTTLMGYHIPKDTVIFVNQWSVNHDPVKWPSPEDFNPARFLYENGSLNKDLTSSVMIFSVGKRRCIGEELSKAQLFLFIAILVHQCNFTANPKEDSKMDFTYGLTTKPKPFTLHVKLRDNLDLLGKAVQRLQAEKDSENSLSDM; the protein is encoded by the exons ATGAGCCAGAGGGAGATGGACGAAGCCGCTCTGGTGAACATCAG CGCCCGCCCGCGTGGCCTGGAGGAAGCGCCGGGGAGCGGCGAGGCCCGGCTGCGGGGCccgctcctgctgctgctcttgcTGCTGCTCGCCGCCCTGCGCCGGGCGCGCCGCGGAGGACAAGGCCGCCGCCTCCCGCCGGGCCCGTTCCCGTGGCCGCTGGTGGGCAACGCGGCTCAGCTGGGCCGCGCGCCGCACTTGGCGCTGGGCCGCCTGGCGGGCGTGTACGGGCCGGTGTTCCGGCTGCGCCTGGGCCGCTGGCCCGTGGTGGTGCTGAGCGGGGAGCGCGCCATCCGGCAGGCGCTGGTGCGGCAGGGGGAGGCCTTCGCGGGCCGGCCGCCCTTCCCGTCCTTCGCGCTGGTCTCCGGCGGGCACAGCCTGGCCTTCGGGGCCTCGGTGGCGGCGTGGCGCGCCCAGCGGCGGGTGGCGCGGGCGGCGGTGCGGGCGGAGGCGGTGCgggcggcggcggaggcggcgcTGGTGGCGGAGGCGGCGGCGCTGGTGGGCCTGCTGGCGCGGCGCGGGGCGGGCGGCGCCTTCCTCGACCCGGCGCCCAGCCTGGTCCTGGCCGTGGCCAGCCTCATGAGCGCGCTCTGCTTCGGGCGCCGCTACGGGCACGACGACGAGGAGTTCCGCCGCCTGGTGGGCCGCAACGAGCAGTTCGGGCGCGCCGTCGGGGCCGGCAGCCTGGTGGACGCCCTGCCCTGGCTGCGCCGCTTCCCCAACCCCGTCCGCTCCGCCTTCCGCGCCTTCCGCGCCCTCAACCGGGACTTCTACGGCTTCGTGCGGGGAAAGTTCCTCCGGCGCCGCCGCATCCTCCGCCCCGGGGACCGCGCCCGCGACCTTATGGACGCCTGCATCCGCCTCCAGCAGGACCGGCCGGGGCTGCCGCTCGAGCACGTGCCCGCCACCCTCACGGACATCTTCGGCGCCAGCCAGGACACCCTCTCCACCGCCCTCCAGTGGCTCCTCCTCTGCCTCGTCAG GTATCCAGAAGTGCAGACTAAACTGCAAGAAGAAATAGATAAAGTAGTTGGCAGAGACCGTTTGCCTTGTGCTGAGGACCAGCCCCACTTGCCTTACGTAATGGCTTTCCTTTATGAAACCATGCGTTTCAGCAGCTTTGTGCCTGTTACCATTCCTCATTTCACTACAATGGACACTACCTTGATGGGTTACCACATTCCTAAAGACACAGTGATCTTCGTCAATCAGTGGTCCGTAAATCACGATCCAGTCAAATGGCCATCCCCGGAGGATTTCAACCCAGCCAGATTCCTGTATGAGAATGGATCCCTCAATAAAGACCTCACTAGCAGCGTCATGATCTTTTCAGTGGGCAAGCGCAGATGTATCGGGGAAGAGTTATCCAAAGCCCAGCTCTTTCTCTTTATTGCCATCCTGGTGCACCAGTGCAATTTCACTGCCAATCCAAAGGAAGATTCTAAAATGGATTTCACCTATGGCTTGACTACTAAACCAAAGCCATTTACACTTCACGTCAAATTAAGAGATAACTTGGATTTGTTAGGTAAAGCAGTCCAGAGACTTCAGGCAGAAAAAGACTCTGAGAATTCTTTGTCTGATATGTGA